In a single window of the Anguilla rostrata isolate EN2019 chromosome 4, ASM1855537v3, whole genome shotgun sequence genome:
- the yjefn3 gene encoding yjeF N-terminal domain-containing 3 yields the protein MNHSSTEPEAEPIEPIRYLSKADAAAIETELLRDYRFGQQQLIEIWGHACAIAIAKAFPLSTLSKKQPTVLVVCGPEQNGSIGLVCARHLRIFEYEPTIFYPKRSSHSLHQDFTVQCEKMDIPFLSYLPTEVQLINDAYNLVIDAILGPETDHTDMREPYTSILLTLKQIKIPIASVDVPSGWDADEASTDGISPEVLISLTAPKKCAASFPGKHYLAGRFLPYDIQKKYELNLPEYPGTDCLIEL from the exons CAAGGCAGACGCCGCCgccatagagacagagctgctgagGGACTACCGCTTCGGACAGCAGCAGCTCATCGAGATCTGGGGTCATGCCTGCGCCATCGCCATCGCCAAG GCCTTTCCTCTGAGTACTCTGAGCAAGAAGCAGCCGACAGTGCTTGTGGTCTGTGGCCCTGAACAAAATGGCTCCATCGGCCTGGTTTGCGCCAGACACCTGCGTATTTTC gaGTATGAACCCACCATCTTCTACCCCAAGCGCTCTTCTCACAGTCTTCATCAGGACTTCACAGTTCAGTGTGAAAAGATGGACATCCCCTTCCTCTCCTACCTTCCGACAGAG GTGCAGTTGATAAATGACGCCTATAACCTGGTGATCGATGCTATCCTCGGGCCCGAGACAGACCACACGGACATGAGAGAGCCCTATACGAGCATCCTGCTCACCTTAAAGCAGATCAAGATCCCCATCGCCAGCGTGGATGTGCCATCAG GTTGGGATGCGGATGAGGCCAGCACAGATGGAATAAGTCCGGAGGTCCTCATCTCCCTCACGGCACCGAAGAAGTGCGCTGCCAGCTTCCCTGGGAAACATTATTTGGCTGGACGGTTCCTACCCTATGACATCCAGAAGAAATATGAGCTCAATCTGCCAGAGTACCCTGGCACAGACTGTCTTATAGAATTGTAA